The genome window GCGTCGGAATAAGAACCTTGACCGAAGGAAGCCAGATGATGTTTACTGGAGCACGTTACCTCAGAAGCAGGTAGCTGTATGAACAGGCAGCTTATCACTTATAAATCGCTTCTGCCTGTCCAACCAAACCCGACCACCTGTTAGTTAGGGCTCAATATCGTTACCCACTTCGTTTGGTCTTGGCCGCAGGATTCCATTTCTATTGATCTCCATGCAGGCAACACTGGCGGCTTCGCTAAGTTTATCCAAGACCTCTGAATGTTCTAAATTACTGCCATCAAAACGGATGACTTTCTTTTGACTAAGAGCCTCAATCACCTTATGAAATGGTAAGGCCTTTAGCGGCTTGCACATCTGTTCAATGACATCATTCAGGTCACTGGAATCCTTATCCATTGGTTCTCCTTTTTTTATCAATTCTTGAGACAGCATAGAACCCACAAACAAAACTTTCAGCGCAAGTCAGAACAGCAGGGTGCTGATCGCAAGCATCACAATACTTTCTTGAAAATAACAATTCTGTTCGTATTTGTCCCTTTCCCGTTATTTGAAACACCCCAAATATTTGATGTTTTTGTGAACACCTGTGCATTGATCATAATTCCCTCACATGAAAAGCCTTGATTTATACCAATCTGAGCCACATACTCATCTAACTTAACTTTGCCATTTCTAACTTCACCGACCTCAAATGCTACGAAGCCTTCTTTCTTCGTTATCCTATATAGTTCCCGAAAAACGCCGTTCATGACATCAACCCAGTCTTCTATTTTCTTGCTCATGGTAATTCGTAATCCAACGCTTTCAGCATCAATATTATTAAACCAGCACCTCATCCAGTTGTCAGCCGCGTATTTGACTATATCCAGGAATGGTGGAGAAGTTACCGTCAACGAAACCACACCCCTTTTTATCGTTTTTGTTTCACGAGCGTCATCATTAAGAAATATGGCCTTTTCTCCAATTCGTCTCAACGTAACGATATCAGTCTGAGTCACATTTTTCAGGAGATCTTTTGTCTTTGCGATAATAAGTTTCTTCGTGTCTCTATATTCTGGCGTCTGTTTTCTCTGCTGATTGATCCTTATTTGACTATCTCGACTAACAGCTTGATTGGGAGGAAATGTATATACCGAGAAAAAACCCTTTGAATGGCCGGTGAGTCTATTGGTAGCGACCATTCTAATCCACATATCCAACTCGTCCTGTTTGCCAGTTTCATCTCTATCTATCAAGTAATTCCTAATGGATAATATTTCCTTCAGCGTATCTTCATGATAAAACATGGCAAGATCGAAATCAGAGGAAAGAGCTTTATGAATCCGAATTGAGTTTAGCCTGGCCGCCAATTCATTCAGATCAGGAACAAACAGTCGTGACTTACAGAGAATGCTGCTGAGCGGATTTATATCATTGGAAATAACGTTTCTGCCCAGAAGTGCCGCTTCAACTATAGTCGTTCCTCTGCCTGTAAAGGGATCATAAACAATATCCCCGGGAGCAGTAAGCAGTTCTATAAAGAAACGAGGCAACTGTGGCTTAAAGCATGCCCTGTAGGAAATTTCATGAAGAGAATTAGCCTGTCTTTGCTTGGCAGTCCAAAATTCATTAGTAAATCTTTTTACAGGCAGATCTCCGATATTAACTTCGTCGACCATTGTTGAGGAGCCATTCGAAAATAAGTTCCCCTTTTCAATATGTATAAACTGTGTCAGATAATCTACAGAGTCAAAGCGAGAAGCCGCATGTAATTTAGTCATCTTTTAATTTTACTCATTTGGTGTAAGTTATGAAACATGAGTTTTTTCGTAAGCCCCATTGCCATGCCTCCTGAGCGACCTTTCTGGCCTTTTCGTTTCCCTTTTCTGCAATCGCATGCAGTTGATCAGGTCAGTGGCCGATGATGCATTGACTTGAGCTGTCAGGGAAAGACGGATAAATAATAACTTGAGATAATGTATATCCATGGGATATACTTTATTTAGACATTGGCGCTGAAGGAGGTTGTAGCATGATTGCGAAGACAGCACAGTGGGGCAACAGCATAGGCGTGCGCATACCCAGCGCAGTAGCTAAAAAGGCCGGTATCGGAGTGAACTCCACCATAGAGATCGACAATACGGAGGGTGGTATTATCATCAAGCCCGCTGAAAGGCAGGAGTATACCCTCAAGGAGCTTGTGAAAGAGATTACGGCCAAAAATCGTCATGCCGAGGTTGATTATGGGCAGCCTGTTGGTAAGGAGCTTCTTTAATGAAGGCAGTTCCGGATCGTGGCGATATTATCGTTTGGAGTTTCGATCCCACATTAGGGCATGAGCAGGCAGGCTTTAGACCGACGCTTGTCCTCTCTCCCGCGCTCTACAATAAGGCTTCCGGCCTCTGCCTTATCTGTCCGATCACCACAAAGATCAAAGGTTATCCATTTGAAGTGGCGCTTGACGGCGCAAAGAAGACCTCTGGAGTTGCCCTTGCTGATCAGGTTCGCTCTATCGACTGGCAGGCCCGCAAGGTAAAAGTAACTGACCGCATTTCAGCAACAGCCCTTTCACGAGCCCTCGCTAAATTCAAACCTCTTCTTTATTGAAATAACGCTCCATTTATCGATAGCCTGCAACCTTGCCGATTATTCTGAATTCTGATATTCTATATTCAGAAAATGTATCTAAAGGGAGGGTTGGAATGGATACCATGAAAACAGCTATTGCAGAGATAAAAAATCGCGGCCAGTTGACCATCCCCAAGAAAATCCGGGAATCAAGCCATCTTGAAGAAGGACAGGTAGTCTCTATCATACCTGTTGGAGACTCTGTCATCATCACCCCCAAAAGGCTTGAGCTCGATGAAGCGCGAAGGCAGATCAGAAAGATCATGAAGGCCTCAGGGCTTTCAGAAAAAGAATTGCTCAAGGGGCTTGGGGAGGAGAGAGAACTGCTTTACAAGGAAATCTATGGCAAAAAGAAGCATTAAGATATTCCTTGATTCGAACGTCATCCTATCAGGTCTTTTCTCAGATAAGGGAGCTCCCCGCGTTATTTTGGATCTTTTATCGCTCGGGCTTCCGCAGCTCGCGGCAGCGACAGGGGAATATAATATTATTGAAATTGAACGTAACCTAATAAAAAAGATGCCTGAGGCACTTCCGGTTTACAGTAAATATCTTCCCTTGCTGAACCTTGACATCATCCCTCTTCCCTCATCAAAAGAACTAACTAAATTGAGTGGGGCCACGTCTCAAAAGGATATGCCTGTGCTTGCTTCAGCCATCAATGGCAAGGTTGATTATCTTGTAACAGGGGACAGAAAGGACTTTAGTCATTTGACAGGGCAATACTCCTTTAAAATCCTTGGCCCTTCTGAATTTCTTGCTAACATTCTTCCTGAGGTGCTCAAGGCCTTGGAATCGGACGGCTAATAAAGCCCCATTGCCTTGCGCACAAACTGCATGGTCTCCTGTGCCACCTTTCTGGCCTTCTCGTTTCCTTTTTCAGCGATGGCATGCAATTTATCAGGATCAGCAAGAAGAGCCTCTCTCTTTGCCCAGATCGGCTCAAGAACTGAAAAGACGTTTTTGATCAGCACCTTCTTGCAGTCAATGCAGCCGATACCGGCAGTCCTGCATCCTTCGGCAACCTCTGCCTGTTCTTCTTTTGTCGAAAATATTTTGTGCAGCTGGAATACGGGGGAGAGCTCAGGGTCTCCCTTGTCAGTCCTTTTTACGCGTGCAGGGTCAGTGGTCATAGTCCTGATCTTCTGCTCCACCTCTTTGGCACTGTCTGAAAGATAGATGGCATTGCCGTAACTCTTTGACATCTTTCTTCCGTCAACGCCAGGCACTTTGGGGAAGGGGGTAAGGAGTGCATCAGGCTCAGGGAAAACATCTCCGTAAAGGTTATTGAATCTCCGGGCAATCTCACGCGATATCTCAAGGTGAGGCACCTGGTCTATGCCTACAGGCACATGCTTTGCCCGGTACATAATGATGTCTGCGGTCTGCAGGAGCGGGTACCCGAGAAAGCCATACGTGGACAGGTCACGCTCGCTCAGCTCGGTCTGTTTTTCTTTGTAGGTCGGCACGCGCTCAAGCCATCCCAGAGGCGTGATCATCGAGAGCAGGAGATGAAGTTCGGCATGTTCCAGTATCCTGGACTGAATGAAGATGGTGCATTTGTCAGGATCGAGGCCTGCGGCAAGGAAATTCACCAGCAGGTCTGTTACCGATTCATGCAGCACCGAAGGGTTGTTATATCCTGTTGTAAGGGCGTGCCAGTCAGCAACAAAATAGTAGCAGTCGTAGTTATCCTGGAGCTTCACCCAGTTCTGAAGAGCTCCGACATAGTTGCCGAGATGTACCTTGCCGCTTGACTGCATGCCGCTTAAGACTCTGTCCACAATAAACCTCCGCCTATAATAAATATTTTCCTGATGCCTCTATAATGCACTATTCCACCCTGGAAATTTTCCATATCAGCTCGAAGTTGCAGATAATGACCTGCGGTTCATCTGAGCTGTTCTTCATGATCTTGCCATTGTCGTCCACAGCCAGAAGAAGGTCATTGGCCTTCAGTGATGAACCGTCAAAGCCGTGTAAGTGTAATTTTGCTTTTATTGTATCCATGTACATATGGCACTGAGATTCATTGATGATCCCCTTTTCAATGGCCTTGGAAAGGTCCACGGGCGTATAAAGGGCATCACGGTTTTCCGCAACCCATTGATCCGGGCCGTTGTAATAGCCCCGAATGGTAATGTAATTATGATCTTCCTGGAGTACAGGATTCCCTTCCGGGTCTATGAGGTCCTTGTGTGATTCATATTTTCTCACATCGGTCGAGGTCTCTATCTTCTTGCTGCCGGTCATATAGATAGCCCTCACATAGACCGTGGGGATGCCGAGACGGTTAAGGGTATGAGCAATGGCAAACTCCTCAAACGGACTGTTAATGCCGTATTGACAGACTTTTGGATCGCGGGAGCCTTCTTCATCACCAACAGGCATTTCCCCTACCCGGGAGGTTTCCCAGACAAGATGAATGTTGTCCTTTGTTATCGTATAAAAGACTTCCTTGGCTTCTGACAGTTTTATCGAGGGTGTTTTCCTCCACCGCTCAGGAAGGAAATAGTCAAACAGGTGCGGATTCCGTCCCACAACCCAGAGGCGCCCGCCGGTGCTTTCTGCGTGGCCGTACAGATAGGGAACGCTAAGGATCTCGGCAGCAGAAAGATGGACCGGCAGAGAGGTCGGTTCAAAACGGTGTCTCTGATCATCAAGATACGAATATCTTCTTGAATTCTTTACTGCCTCCTCATGTTCCGGCGTACGCAGGAGCAGTTCGTAATCGATTATGGAATAGTTGCCGTTACTGATCAGCTGATAGAGATGATCCACCTGATCCTTTTCAGGGTTCTTCTTTTCTCTGAGGCCTATTTCTTTAATGTTTTCGACCTCTGCCTCACTGATGATGATATGCTCAGGCTTCATATCAGCCACCAGGTAACCTTTCTTGTTGAGGTCTTTGTGAGCTGTGGCATCAAGGATCTTGAGATGTTTGATCATCTCGTCGGTGTTGATATCGATGTACGCGAAGATTTCCTTGATGTTCAGGCCTGTTATCCATTCATAGATCAGTTTATACTGCTTCAGGATATCAAGATCAATGCCCGGATGTTTTGCCCGGATGCGGTTGATCCTGGCGCCCGATCTCCCGCTCTGCCATGCCTGCATCACTTCCGGCGGAACGTATATCGCCATGGGGAGCTGGGTATGTATCCTTGTCTCTTTCGGTCCGTACAGGTTATCCATCAGCTCCATGACCAGGGCAAATTCCTCCCACGGACTGTTGAACTCTGCATCACAGAACTCCTGCAGGGTATGGGTATCGAGAGGCACATCTTCGCCGACACGACAGTTCTTGACCACCAGGTCAAGGCTTAAGCCGTCAACCTCTTTTGTGGGGACCTTGTACACGGAACTCGTGCCCAAAAGCCGTAATTTATGCTGGTTGAACCAGCCTGTTTCATACCAGTTCTCTATCTCGAAATGTTTGTGGCGGTTCTCGGCAAAACGGGTAAGATACAGATCGCCGCCGTCACTGGTCTTTGTATGGACGTACACAACGCCCAGGACATTGACCAGGTTTTTTTTCGAGGCTATCATCTCTGATCTTAACCTGTCCCGAAGGGCATTTTTAATAATAAAATCCCTCCTAATCTCTCCCCATCCGGGGACAAGCCTTTGTCAAAGGGAGGAATGAATCCCCTCTTTGGAAAAGAGGGGCAAGGGGAGATTTTATGATAATTATCCCCAGTCATTGAAACGTTGCCAATCCTGAGGGGTAATTATATCGCTGTATCATCCAAGACGCTTTCTGAGCTCCTCAAGCTGGTCTCTCAGTTTGGAGGGCAGACGCTTTCCAAAGGTGCTGAAGTGTGCCTCGATATCAGGTATCTCAGCTTTCCAGTCAGCAATATTTACGCTCATCAGTTCCTTCATGCTTTCCGGTGTCAGGGTGAGGCCTGAAAGGTCAAGATCCCCTTCTTTGGGCAGCAGACCTATGGCAGAGCTCTCTGCACCGATCTTGTTGTCAACGCGTTCGCAGATCCATTTGAGAACTCTGCTGTTGTCGCTGAAGCCGGGCCAGAGGAACTTGCCGTCCTGGCTCTTTCTGAACCAGTTCACGTAGAAGATCTTCGGCGCCTTGCTGCCGAGCTTCTCGCCCATGCTGAACCAGTGCTCGAAATAGTCGCCCATGTTATATCCGCAGAAGGGCTTCATGGCAAAGGGGTCGCGCCTCAGATTGCCTACTGATCCGATATTCGCAGCTGTTGTCTCTGATGCTGCTGTGGCCCCCAGGAAGACGCCATGCTCCCAGGAGAGGGCCTCAGAGACAAGCGGTACCACGCTGGTGCGGCGGCCACCGAATATGAAGATATCGATCGGCACGCCCGCAGGATTTTCCCAGTCCTTGCAGATGACCGGGCATTGTGATGCATGCGCAGTGAAACGTGCATTCGCATGCGCAGCGTCAGCCTTGCTTGCAGGCGTCCAGTCATGACCCTTCCAGTCAATAAGATGTGACGGCAGTTCGTCATTCATGCCCTCCCACCAGACATCGCTGTCATCGGTCAGTGCGCAGTTCGTGAAGATGGTATTTTCCCTGATCGTATCCATTGCCATAGGGTTGGTGCCATAGGATGTTCCGGGTGCAACGCCGAAAAACCCGCTCTCCGGATTTATGGCATGCAGCCGTCCATCCGGACCGATCTTCATCCAGGCGATATCATCGCCGATGCATTCACATTTCCAGCCCTTGAGCGAAGGCTGCATCATGGCCAGGTTGGTCTTTCCGCATGCTGAGGGGAATGCTGCTGCAATATGATACTGCTTGCCCTCAGGACTGGTCAGCCGCAGGATGAGCATATGTTCTGCAAGCCATCCCTCTCTCCGTGCAACAGCAGATGCAATGCGGAGCGCCAGACATTTCTTGCCTAACAGGGCATTCCCTCCGTACCCGGACCCGTACGACCAGATCAGGTTTTCTTCAGGAAAGTGGCTGATATATTTGTTCTCTATCGGGGCGCATGGCCACTGCACATCTTTCTGGCCGGGCTGAAGCGGTGCGCCGATCGAATGGAGGCAGGGAATGAAATCGCCGTCACTGCCAAGAAGTTCCAGCACCTTCGAGCTGACGCGGGTCATGATATGCATATTGACCACCACATAAGGGCTGTCGCTGATCTCGATGCCTATCCTGGAGATGGGCGAACCGATCGGTCCCATGGAAAAAGGGATCACAAACATGGTCCTGCCTTTCATGCAGCCCTTATAAAGATCCTTCATGATCCCCTTCAGTTCGGCCGGCGCCATCCAGTTGTTTGTAGGCCCTGCTTCATCCTGAGATGTGGTCGAGATATAGGTGCGGTCTTCAACGCGTGCTACGTCGCTCGGGTCAGACCTGAACAGAAAACTGTTCTTCCGCTTCTTCAATGGGGTAGCGCTGCCGCTGTCGATCAACCTCTGCATCATGCTGTCATATTCCTGTTTGGACCCATCGCATATATAGATTGCATCCGGTTCGCACATTGTCTTGATCTCAGCGATCCAGGCATTGAGTTTCTTGTTTTTAATTTCAATGTTCATAACGTATCTCCTCATTGTTTCTATCGTTAATGGTATGCGAAT of Nitrospirota bacterium contains these proteins:
- a CDS encoding PIN domain-containing protein → MAKRSIKIFLDSNVILSGLFSDKGAPRVILDLLSLGLPQLAAATGEYNIIEIERNLIKKMPEALPVYSKYLPLLNLDIIPLPSSKELTKLSGATSQKDMPVLASAINGKVDYLVTGDRKDFSHLTGQYSFKILGPSEFLANILPEVLKALESDG
- a CDS encoding AbrB/MazE/SpoVT family DNA-binding domain-containing protein, which gives rise to MIAKTAQWGNSIGVRIPSAVAKKAGIGVNSTIEIDNTEGGIIIKPAERQEYTLKELVKEITAKNRHAEVDYGQPVGKELL
- a CDS encoding site-specific DNA-methyltransferase translates to MTKLHAASRFDSVDYLTQFIHIEKGNLFSNGSSTMVDEVNIGDLPVKRFTNEFWTAKQRQANSLHEISYRACFKPQLPRFFIELLTAPGDIVYDPFTGRGTTIVEAALLGRNVISNDINPLSSILCKSRLFVPDLNELAARLNSIRIHKALSSDFDLAMFYHEDTLKEILSIRNYLIDRDETGKQDELDMWIRMVATNRLTGHSKGFFSVYTFPPNQAVSRDSQIRINQQRKQTPEYRDTKKLIIAKTKDLLKNVTQTDIVTLRRIGEKAIFLNDDARETKTIKRGVVSLTVTSPPFLDIVKYAADNWMRCWFNNIDAESVGLRITMSKKIEDWVDVMNGVFRELYRITKKEGFVAFEVGEVRNGKVKLDEYVAQIGINQGFSCEGIMINAQVFTKTSNIWGVSNNGKGTNTNRIVIFKKVL
- a CDS encoding AbrB/MazE/SpoVT family DNA-binding domain-containing protein translates to MDTMKTAIAEIKNRGQLTIPKKIRESSHLEEGQVVSIIPVGDSVIITPKRLELDEARRQIRKIMKASGLSEKELLKGLGEERELLYKEIYGKKKH
- the mazF gene encoding endoribonuclease MazF, yielding MKAVPDRGDIIVWSFDPTLGHEQAGFRPTLVLSPALYNKASGLCLICPITTKIKGYPFEVALDGAKKTSGVALADQVRSIDWQARKVKVTDRISATALSRALAKFKPLLY
- the trpS gene encoding tryptophan--tRNA ligase, coding for MQSSGKVHLGNYVGALQNWVKLQDNYDCYYFVADWHALTTGYNNPSVLHESVTDLLVNFLAAGLDPDKCTIFIQSRILEHAELHLLLSMITPLGWLERVPTYKEKQTELSERDLSTYGFLGYPLLQTADIIMYRAKHVPVGIDQVPHLEISREIARRFNNLYGDVFPEPDALLTPFPKVPGVDGRKMSKSYGNAIYLSDSAKEVEQKIRTMTTDPARVKRTDKGDPELSPVFQLHKIFSTKEEQAEVAEGCRTAGIGCIDCKKVLIKNVFSVLEPIWAKREALLADPDKLHAIAEKGNEKARKVAQETMQFVRKAMGLY
- a CDS encoding phosphoenolpyruvate carboxykinase (GTP) — protein: MNIEIKNKKLNAWIAEIKTMCEPDAIYICDGSKQEYDSMMQRLIDSGSATPLKKRKNSFLFRSDPSDVARVEDRTYISTTSQDEAGPTNNWMAPAELKGIMKDLYKGCMKGRTMFVIPFSMGPIGSPISRIGIEISDSPYVVVNMHIMTRVSSKVLELLGSDGDFIPCLHSIGAPLQPGQKDVQWPCAPIENKYISHFPEENLIWSYGSGYGGNALLGKKCLALRIASAVARREGWLAEHMLILRLTSPEGKQYHIAAAFPSACGKTNLAMMQPSLKGWKCECIGDDIAWMKIGPDGRLHAINPESGFFGVAPGTSYGTNPMAMDTIRENTIFTNCALTDDSDVWWEGMNDELPSHLIDWKGHDWTPASKADAAHANARFTAHASQCPVICKDWENPAGVPIDIFIFGGRRTSVVPLVSEALSWEHGVFLGATAASETTAANIGSVGNLRRDPFAMKPFCGYNMGDYFEHWFSMGEKLGSKAPKIFYVNWFRKSQDGKFLWPGFSDNSRVLKWICERVDNKIGAESSAIGLLPKEGDLDLSGLTLTPESMKELMSVNIADWKAEIPDIEAHFSTFGKRLPSKLRDQLEELRKRLG